The Sporomusaceae bacterium FL31 genome contains a region encoding:
- a CDS encoding galactose-1-phosphate uridylyltransferase, whose translation MAELRWNPLLRTWTMVAANRQARPHLPQNWCPFCPGSGKVPEHYDVHAYNNDFPALTLNPEAPESVVSGPYEAAQNYGKCEVILYSPEHHTTLSALSVDHIVKLVNLLASRFIDLARDPNIKYIFEFENRGEEVGVTMPHPHGQIYAYSFVPQKIEIELESCQQYYAEAHSCLICDMNETEGAFQQRVIAENASFIAYIPFFTDYPHGVFIVSKRHAGNITEFNDLEKRDLAVMLKNITGAFDALFNKPFPYMMCFHQTPVNSPQYRESHQYYHFHIEFYTPLREADKLKFYASSEMGAWAACNPMAVEQTAEQLKQAYHRFVSQEES comes from the coding sequence ATGGCTGAACTTAGGTGGAATCCCTTATTGCGTACCTGGACAATGGTTGCTGCTAATCGTCAGGCCAGACCGCATCTGCCTCAGAATTGGTGTCCGTTTTGTCCGGGGTCCGGAAAAGTTCCGGAACACTATGACGTTCATGCTTACAATAATGATTTTCCTGCCTTGACGCTGAATCCGGAAGCTCCCGAGAGTGTGGTAAGCGGGCCGTATGAGGCCGCGCAGAATTATGGAAAATGCGAAGTCATTTTATATTCACCAGAGCATCACACCACATTATCTGCATTATCTGTGGATCATATCGTTAAGCTGGTCAACTTATTAGCCAGCCGGTTTATTGATTTGGCACGTGATCCTAACATTAAATATATTTTTGAGTTTGAAAACCGGGGTGAGGAAGTCGGTGTAACGATGCCTCATCCGCACGGACAAATCTATGCCTATTCTTTTGTACCGCAAAAAATAGAAATTGAATTAGAGAGCTGCCAGCAGTATTATGCTGAGGCGCACTCATGTTTAATTTGTGATATGAATGAAACTGAAGGTGCGTTTCAACAACGGGTGATTGCGGAAAATGCGAGCTTTATCGCCTATATTCCGTTCTTTACCGATTATCCTCATGGTGTATTTATTGTAAGCAAACGACATGCTGGCAACATTACAGAGTTTAATGATCTTGAAAAACGGGATTTGGCTGTTATGCTGAAAAATATTACCGGAGCTTTTGACGCCTTGTTTAACAAGCCGTTTCCTTATATGATGTGCTTTCATCAAACACCGGTTAATAGCCCTCAATACCGGGAATCCCATCAGTATTACCATTTCCATATCGAGTTTTATACTCCGCTTCGTGAGGCCGATAAATTAAAATTTTATGCATCGTCCGAGATGGGGGCGTGGGCTGCTTGTAATCCTATGGCGGTTGAGCAAACAGCCGAACAGCTTAAGCAAGCCTATCACCGCTTTGTTAGCCAGGAGGAAAGTTAA
- a CDS encoding phosphoglucomutase, translated as MTIHALAGKKAPQSILVNVPRLISGYYTNHPDASEPAHRVEFGTSGHRGNSFKYSFNEDHIYAITQAICCYREAQGISGPLFLGFDTHALSEPAFISAVEVLAANGVETMIAKEHNYTPTPAISHAILTYNKDRKTGFADGIVITPSHNPPDNGGIKYNPPHGGPADTHATQWIADMANEFLQKKLNGVKRVSYQQAIQSANVHEYNYIDSYVNDLQNIIDMEAIRRSGLKLGADALGGSGLGYWLPIAERYGINIDLINGFADPTFAFMNVDSDGKIRMDCSSPYAMAGLIELKDKYDLAFGNDPDFDRHGIVTRSSGLLNPNHYLAVAIHYLFQDRQSWRKDAAIGKTLVSSSMIDRVAASLGRPLAEVPVGFKWFVDGLVDGSFGFGGEESAGASFLRKDGSVWTTDKDGIILSLLAAEITAKTGRDPGQHYHELTEKFGKPVYERIDAVATSPQKKVLAKLSSDQVKAKLLAGDEITAKLTSAPGNNMPIGGLKVCTANGWFAARPSGTEDVYKIYAESFKGEAHLRQIQTEAKELVAETFAAAGV; from the coding sequence ATGACTATTCATGCATTAGCGGGTAAAAAAGCACCCCAATCGATATTGGTCAATGTGCCAAGACTGATCAGCGGTTATTATACCAATCATCCTGATGCCAGTGAGCCAGCCCATCGCGTCGAATTTGGCACATCGGGGCATCGGGGTAATTCATTTAAATACAGTTTTAATGAAGATCATATTTATGCCATTACCCAAGCTATTTGCTGCTATCGCGAGGCACAGGGGATAAGCGGCCCCTTATTTCTTGGCTTTGATACTCATGCCCTTTCTGAGCCGGCGTTCATTTCGGCAGTTGAGGTGCTGGCGGCGAATGGTGTTGAAACAATGATTGCCAAAGAGCATAACTATACGCCCACGCCCGCGATATCGCATGCGATATTGACTTATAATAAAGACCGTAAAACTGGCTTTGCGGATGGGATTGTCATTACGCCCTCTCACAATCCGCCCGATAACGGAGGTATCAAATATAATCCCCCACATGGCGGTCCGGCAGATACGCATGCAACACAATGGATCGCAGATATGGCAAACGAGTTTTTACAAAAAAAACTAAATGGCGTAAAACGCGTCAGTTACCAACAAGCGATTCAAAGCGCAAATGTTCATGAGTATAATTACATCGATTCCTATGTCAACGATCTTCAAAATATTATTGACATGGAGGCTATCCGCCGTTCAGGGTTAAAACTTGGTGCCGACGCACTTGGCGGTTCCGGCCTCGGCTACTGGCTGCCAATTGCTGAAAGATATGGAATCAATATTGATTTGATCAACGGCTTTGCTGATCCAACCTTTGCATTTATGAATGTTGATAGTGATGGTAAAATCCGGATGGACTGCTCGTCGCCCTATGCGATGGCAGGCTTGATTGAGCTGAAAGACAAATATGACTTAGCTTTCGGCAATGATCCGGATTTTGACCGACACGGCATTGTCACTCGCAGCTCAGGGTTGTTGAATCCAAACCATTACCTCGCAGTAGCCATTCATTATTTATTTCAGGATCGTCAGAGTTGGCGAAAAGATGCGGCAATTGGGAAAACGCTGGTAAGCTCTTCGATGATTGATCGTGTAGCGGCAAGCTTAGGGCGTCCATTGGCTGAGGTTCCAGTTGGTTTTAAATGGTTTGTTGACGGGCTGGTGGATGGTTCGTTTGGCTTTGGTGGCGAAGAAAGTGCGGGTGCTTCGTTTCTCAGAAAGGACGGCAGTGTGTGGACTACTGATAAAGATGGAATTATTCTAAGTCTGCTGGCAGCAGAGATTACTGCTAAAACTGGCCGTGACCCTGGCCAGCATTATCATGAGCTCACGGAGAAGTTCGGTAAGCCTGTCTATGAACGGATTGATGCGGTTGCCACTTCGCCGCAAAAAAAGGTGCTGGCAAAGCTTTCGTCTGATCAGGTTAAAGCGAAACTGTTGGCTGGCGACGAAATCACCGCTAAGCTGACAAGTGCTCCGGGCAACAATATGCCGATTGGCGGCTTAAAGGTCTGCACTGCAAATGGCTGGTTTGCCGCCAGGCCTTCAGGAACTGAAGACGTATATAAGATTTATGCTGAAAGCTTTAAGGGTGAAGCCCATCTCAGGCAGATTCAAACCGAAGCCAAGGAGCTTGTGGCAGAGACTTTTGCTGCCGCTGGTGTATAA
- the galK gene encoding galactokinase: MSIHAELKMKFTKHFGDSKQPVSIFFAPGRVNLIGEYTDFNGGYVFPAAVSLGIWGLLRRRTDGVIQLHSDNAGSGAVIDLKQTLVCRQEDGWTNYPKGVIQYLVDQGLLLQGCDVFFSGNLPTGAGLSSSAALLILTAYMLQTTFGNSGLDRVAMAQLCRKVENEFIGVNCGIMDHFAIAMGHKHHAILLDCNTLTHEYIPLSLDNHSLVIMNTNKKRELTDSKYNERRQECDQALAIIRKHRGIEHLCQATMAEVEGLLEQPVLRKRARHVVSENQRVIDAVSLLRAGEVSAFGGLMIASHRSLQTDFEVSGLELDVLVEHALQVPGCIGARMTGAGFGGCAIALVENQALDKFMQQVRLGYQAVTGRIADFYPAIVADGVERGAIHEG; this comes from the coding sequence ATGAGCATTCATGCTGAGCTGAAAATGAAGTTTACTAAGCACTTTGGTGATAGTAAGCAGCCTGTTTCTATATTCTTTGCGCCAGGCCGCGTCAATCTGATTGGTGAATATACCGATTTTAATGGCGGGTATGTATTTCCGGCAGCTGTGTCACTTGGAATATGGGGGCTATTGCGGCGCAGAACGGATGGCGTTATTCAGCTTCACTCAGATAATGCCGGAAGTGGTGCAGTGATTGATCTTAAGCAGACGCTGGTTTGTCGGCAAGAGGACGGCTGGACTAACTATCCGAAAGGTGTTATTCAATACTTAGTTGATCAGGGGTTGCTCCTTCAAGGCTGTGATGTTTTTTTCTCAGGAAACTTGCCAACCGGTGCAGGGCTTTCTTCATCCGCTGCTTTATTGATTCTTACCGCGTATATGCTGCAGACAACCTTTGGCAATAGCGGCCTTGATCGAGTTGCTATGGCTCAATTGTGCCGAAAAGTTGAAAATGAATTTATTGGTGTGAACTGTGGGATTATGGACCATTTTGCAATTGCTATGGGACATAAGCATCATGCAATTTTACTGGATTGCAATACCTTGACTCATGAATACATTCCTTTAAGCTTAGACAATCACAGCTTAGTGATCATGAACACGAACAAAAAGAGAGAATTAACCGACTCGAAATATAATGAACGGCGGCAGGAATGCGACCAAGCGCTGGCCATTATTCGCAAGCATCGAGGCATTGAGCATCTTTGCCAAGCCACAATGGCTGAAGTTGAAGGTTTGCTGGAGCAGCCTGTCTTAAGGAAACGGGCCAGGCATGTTGTATCGGAAAATCAGCGTGTTATCGATGCTGTTTCATTGCTGCGCGCCGGAGAAGTTTCTGCTTTTGGTGGCTTAATGATTGCATCACATCGTTCGCTGCAAACTGATTTTGAAGTATCTGGTCTTGAACTTGATGTGCTTGTTGAGCATGCATTGCAAGTTCCTGGTTGTATTGGGGCCAGAATGACTGGAGCGGGTTTTGGCGGCTGTGCCATTGCTTTAGTAGAAAATCAGGCTTTAGATAAGTTTATGCAGCAGGTTAGGCTGGGGTATCAGGCCGTAACCGGCCGGATTGCTGATTTTTATCCGGCTATTGTTGCCGATGGGGTTGAGAGAGGAGCGATTCATGAAGGCTAA